One window of uncultured Trichococcus sp. genomic DNA carries:
- the rpe gene encoding ribulose-phosphate 3-epimerase gives MSDILICPSMMCANFANLENEIHQLAHAGSDIFHIDIMDGEFVPNFGMGIQDFELIRKSTNRLVDVHLMIKNPSNYVEKFADMGADIIYFHPETDLHPTKTIDKIKGLGKQAGIAINPGTSIDSILELLPLVDFIMVMTVNPGFSGQKYLDFVDNKINRLLDLKADYEFEILVDGAISSERIQSLSALGVKGFVLGTSALFGRDKSYSELITEFKAYNK, from the coding sequence ATGTCTGATATCTTGATTTGTCCCTCAATGATGTGTGCGAATTTTGCAAATCTGGAAAACGAGATTCACCAACTAGCTCATGCAGGAAGTGATATCTTTCATATAGATATCATGGATGGTGAATTTGTCCCTAATTTTGGTATGGGTATTCAGGATTTTGAACTGATAAGGAAATCAACAAATAGGTTAGTCGATGTCCATTTGATGATAAAGAATCCAAGCAACTATGTGGAGAAATTTGCTGATATGGGTGCCGATATTATCTATTTCCATCCTGAAACAGATCTCCATCCCACCAAAACGATAGATAAGATCAAGGGTTTGGGAAAGCAAGCAGGCATTGCAATAAATCCTGGCACCTCTATCGACAGCATTTTAGAGCTCTTGCCATTGGTGGATTTCATAATGGTGATGACTGTTAACCCTGGATTTTCCGGACAAAAATATTTGGATTTTGTAGATAATAAAATCAATAGGCTGTTAGATTTGAAAGCAGATTACGAATTTGAAATTCTTGTGGATGGTGCAATTTCATCGGAAAGAATTCAGTCATTGAGTGCGCTTGGTGTCAAAGGGTTTGTTCTGGGGACATCGGCACTTTTCGGTAGGGATAAATCTTATTCCGAGCTCATAACAGAATTTAAAGCCTACAACAAATAA
- the rpiB gene encoding ribose 5-phosphate isomerase B — MKLAIGCDHVGFELKPEIIDYVRELGYEVTDFGTTTNERTNYPQYAKKVSEAVVSGDCDLGILICGTGVGISISANKFNGIRAVVCSEPYSAKLSKEHNNTNILAFGSRVVGIELAKMIVKEWLDAEFEGGRHSERVEMIAEFES, encoded by the coding sequence ATGAAACTAGCTATCGGATGTGATCATGTAGGGTTTGAATTAAAGCCTGAAATTATCGACTATGTTAGGGAGTTGGGGTATGAAGTCACAGACTTTGGAACAACAACCAACGAACGAACAAACTACCCTCAGTATGCAAAAAAGGTTTCAGAAGCGGTTGTTTCTGGAGACTGTGATTTGGGAATTCTAATCTGCGGTACGGGGGTAGGAATTTCAATTTCAGCAAATAAATTTAACGGTATCAGAGCGGTAGTATGCAGCGAACCGTATTCCGCTAAATTGTCTAAGGAGCACAATAATACAAATATTCTTGCTTTTGGTTCACGTGTTGTAGGTATCGAATTGGCAAAAATGATCGTCAAAGAATGGTTGGATGCAGAGTTCGAAGGTGGCCGACATTCTGAGAGGGTAGAAATGATTGCTGAGTTTGAATCCTAA
- a CDS encoding sugar phosphate isomerase/epimerase family protein, with translation MKLATRINSFLPVNNNDLSKVFEDFRNLGLGYVDLNYPEHVNNSTPSEMKALLEKNDLKLNGVALRFRNEYINGELGNSDKEIAEHALKLCKDAADYCREAGGKVVTIWLGYDGFDYSFQIDYVKVWEQLTNAFKQIADYAPDLQIAIEYKPFQPRAYAYIDSMGLTGMMLNEINKENVGVTLDYCHMLMKHENPAFAADIYGSRGKLFGVHLNDGYGLNDDGLMIGTATPFKTLEFLFYLKKHNYDGVIYFDTFPIIEDAIKECEQNIEMITLLSDLIDDFGLDYIQSVIDKNDAIAANKLMIQFFKNKKN, from the coding sequence ATGAAATTAGCAACAAGAATCAATTCGTTTTTGCCAGTAAATAACAATGACTTAAGCAAGGTATTTGAAGATTTTCGAAATTTGGGTTTGGGTTATGTAGATTTGAACTATCCAGAACATGTAAATAACTCTACTCCGTCAGAAATGAAAGCATTATTAGAAAAAAATGATTTAAAACTTAACGGAGTAGCGTTAAGATTTAGAAATGAATATATTAATGGTGAGTTAGGGAATTCCGACAAAGAAATCGCCGAACATGCGCTGAAGCTTTGTAAAGACGCTGCTGATTATTGCCGGGAAGCTGGTGGGAAAGTTGTTACCATTTGGCTTGGATATGATGGGTTTGACTACAGCTTTCAAATTGATTACGTGAAAGTTTGGGAACAGTTAACGAATGCTTTCAAACAGATCGCGGATTACGCCCCAGATTTACAAATCGCTATTGAATATAAACCATTCCAGCCTAGAGCCTATGCGTACATCGATAGTATGGGATTGACTGGAATGATGCTGAACGAGATCAATAAAGAAAATGTTGGCGTAACTTTGGATTATTGCCATATGCTTATGAAACATGAAAATCCTGCTTTTGCAGCAGATATCTATGGCAGCAGAGGCAAGTTGTTCGGGGTTCATTTGAACGATGGATATGGTCTAAACGATGATGGATTAATGATCGGTACCGCTACACCATTTAAAACGCTTGAATTTCTCTTCTATCTGAAGAAACACAACTATGATGGCGTTATTTATTTTGATACATTCCCTATTATCGAAGATGCTATAAAAGAATGTGAGCAAAATATTGAAATGATTACGCTGCTCAGCGATTTGATCGATGACTTTGGACTGGATTATATTCAATCCGTTATTGATAAAAATGATGCAATTGCAGCTAATAAATTAATGATCCAGTTTTTTAAAAACAAAAAAAATTAA
- a CDS encoding DeoR/GlpR family DNA-binding transcription regulator, whose protein sequence is MIPYERQEKILEILKNKELMKIEELQKLIAGVSISTLRRDLKELEKMGKIEYLFGGAVKLFSDTGEIPISKKSALNNPEKETIASLATAVICPGDTIYLDSGSSCSILLKRILHKKITIYTTNTNVFNISTEVEAEIILIGGLYNPLISSLSGPLTDENLQNLYFDKAFLGVNGVDQEKGITTPNLAEAVKKRLIHKHSSKTYILADSSKFHKFSNVKALEVKDVILISDKYDETLGEHVEMITPDKKG, encoded by the coding sequence ATGATTCCATATGAACGACAAGAGAAAATACTGGAAATTTTAAAAAATAAAGAATTGATGAAAATTGAGGAATTACAAAAATTAATAGCAGGGGTATCCATTTCTACATTGAGAAGAGACTTGAAAGAATTAGAAAAAATGGGGAAGATTGAATATTTGTTTGGGGGAGCAGTCAAGTTGTTTTCCGATACCGGTGAGATCCCGATATCAAAGAAGAGCGCATTGAACAATCCGGAAAAAGAAACCATCGCGAGTTTGGCAACAGCAGTAATCTGCCCAGGTGATACGATATACTTAGATTCTGGTTCCAGCTGTTCGATTTTATTAAAGCGCATTCTTCACAAGAAAATCACTATTTATACCACTAATACAAATGTTTTTAATATTTCGACTGAGGTGGAGGCTGAAATTATCCTTATTGGCGGACTGTATAACCCATTGATTTCCTCGTTAAGTGGACCGTTGACGGATGAAAATCTTCAAAATTTGTATTTTGATAAAGCCTTTTTGGGTGTAAATGGTGTGGATCAAGAAAAAGGAATCACGACGCCAAATCTGGCAGAAGCCGTGAAAAAGCGGTTGATCCACAAACATTCCAGCAAGACCTATATCCTCGCCGATAGTTCGAAATTCCACAAATTTTCTAATGTGAAGGCTCTCGAAGTCAAAGATGTCATTTTAATTTCAGACAAATATGATGAGACATTAGGAGAACATGTAGAAATGATAACCCCTGATAAAAAGGGATGA
- a CDS encoding helix-turn-helix domain-containing protein encodes MMEKMMIEVDVLSMGYGTVGKLVMRDRDLTPEAKAIYAYISTYAGAGDTAYPSVDLICYDMNMGKDRFQKHKKCLIDKGYIVIQKYATAEGKFTNNLYVKKSTVMKEANATDKKATVIELPLPDFAAEANPAPASLRPVNPAANKNSVNNNNSKDFLEEDEDDSEFKLNKKTQQNDFAYWQGKWAAHFGSQLPFTRHIHEGLLQWAAYFGDSEIVLHAFSKAGRYGAKAGRYGAKSYAYLDSILRNWWDEGLRTAEDVYDREIAERY; translated from the coding sequence ATGATGGAGAAGATGATGATTGAGGTAGATGTATTATCGATGGGCTACGGTACGGTTGGCAAGCTGGTTATGAGGGACAGGGACCTCACCCCTGAGGCGAAGGCCATCTATGCCTATATTTCAACCTATGCTGGCGCGGGCGACACGGCTTATCCTTCCGTCGACCTGATCTGCTACGATATGAACATGGGCAAGGATCGCTTCCAGAAGCACAAGAAATGTCTGATCGACAAGGGCTACATCGTCATCCAGAAATATGCCACGGCTGAGGGGAAATTCACCAACAATCTGTACGTGAAAAAGAGCACCGTAATGAAAGAAGCCAACGCGACAGACAAGAAGGCAACGGTTATCGAACTTCCGTTGCCTGATTTTGCGGCCGAGGCGAATCCTGCGCCGGCATCGTTAAGACCGGTGAACCCCGCAGCTAATAAGAACAGTGTGAATAACAACAATTCAAAAGATTTTTTAGAAGAAGACGAAGATGATTCAGAATTTAAATTAAACAAAAAAACGCAGCAAAACGACTTCGCCTACTGGCAAGGAAAATGGGCTGCCCACTTCGGCTCCCAATTGCCATTCACACGCCACATCCACGAAGGCCTCTTGCAATGGGCTGCATACTTCGGCGACTCAGAAATCGTGCTCCACGCCTTCTCCAAAGCCGGCCGCTACGGCGCCAAAGCCGGCCGCTACGGCGCCAAATCATACGCCTACCTCGACAGCATCCTCCGCAACTGGTGGGATGAAGGCCTGCGTACTGCCGAAGATGTGTATGACAGGGAGATAGCAGAGCGGTATTGA
- a CDS encoding PTS transporter subunit EIIC, whose protein sequence is MMNFKLTAEEILANVGGPENISNMSHCATRLRLNLRDHSKADDDAVKNIDGVVNLVNKAGQYQILIGMEVPKLYDEFEVLVKGDKDSAFDESNVDGGASIISNIFSAISAIFAPLLPALAGSGILRGLLILFVQLGLINENSGTYSILFVASMSVFYFLPVLLAFTSARRFGASPYLSALIGAALLHPEFIGLIGDAGNGATTNFLNVPVVLMNYNSTVVPIILSIWAFSYLYKFLDRKVPETLKLVVVPLVSLAIMIPLTMIVIGPIGVYSGEFVATMVNWLIERSSILTGIVIGGGWSILVSLGIHWAVNPIMINNISTYGFDYIVPFTFACNFAVIGTAIGIYLKAKNQRLRSFALTGLVTIALSAIIEPTLFGLLVKNKKLFLAQIIGGAVGGAYLGLMKVVTNAFVFGSVTTFPAFVADNPGNFVQAMIGLSISLIVSAVLGYIFTNTEEKFV, encoded by the coding sequence ATGATGAACTTTAAATTGACAGCAGAAGAAATTCTTGCAAATGTTGGTGGACCAGAAAATATTTCAAATATGAGTCATTGTGCTACACGGTTAAGACTAAATTTAAGGGATCATTCAAAAGCCGATGATGATGCGGTAAAAAATATCGATGGGGTAGTCAATCTTGTTAACAAAGCAGGACAATATCAAATATTGATCGGCATGGAAGTGCCAAAACTTTATGATGAGTTTGAAGTTTTGGTTAAAGGCGATAAGGATAGTGCTTTTGATGAAAGTAATGTGGATGGTGGGGCAAGTATCATCAGTAATATCTTTTCAGCTATTTCAGCTATCTTTGCGCCACTACTGCCTGCTTTGGCAGGTTCAGGTATCTTACGCGGTTTATTGATATTATTTGTGCAACTTGGGCTTATTAACGAAAATAGCGGAACGTATTCTATTTTGTTCGTTGCTTCCATGAGTGTCTTTTATTTCTTGCCGGTATTATTAGCGTTTACTTCTGCCAGAAGGTTTGGTGCGAGTCCGTATTTATCGGCATTAATTGGAGCTGCGTTGTTGCATCCTGAGTTTATCGGCTTGATTGGTGATGCTGGAAATGGTGCTACGACTAATTTCCTTAATGTTCCTGTTGTATTGATGAACTATAATTCAACTGTTGTGCCGATAATTTTATCTATCTGGGCATTTTCCTACCTTTACAAGTTCCTGGACAGAAAAGTTCCGGAAACGTTGAAACTAGTAGTGGTTCCGCTAGTTTCATTGGCAATAATGATTCCGCTAACAATGATTGTCATCGGGCCAATCGGTGTATATAGTGGTGAGTTTGTGGCCACTATGGTTAATTGGCTTATTGAACGAAGCAGCATACTGACAGGAATCGTAATTGGTGGTGGTTGGAGTATTCTGGTCAGTCTGGGGATCCACTGGGCAGTTAACCCAATTATGATTAACAATATTTCAACATATGGTTTCGACTATATTGTACCGTTTACTTTCGCCTGCAACTTTGCTGTTATTGGAACAGCGATCGGAATCTATTTAAAAGCGAAAAACCAAAGATTGCGCAGTTTTGCCTTGACTGGACTAGTCACCATTGCTTTATCAGCAATTATCGAACCTACGTTGTTCGGATTGCTTGTTAAAAATAAGAAACTGTTTTTAGCTCAAATTATCGGGGGAGCAGTTGGTGGTGCGTATTTAGGATTGATGAAAGTAGTGACGAATGCATTTGTATTTGGTAGTGTAACGACATTCCCGGCATTTGTGGCAGATAATCCGGGTAACTTTGTTCAGGCTATGATCGGATTAAGCATCTCATTGATCGTATCTGCTGTTTTAGGTTACATTTTTACAAATACAGAAGAAAAATTTGTTTAA